A window of Nitrosopumilus sp. b3 contains these coding sequences:
- a CDS encoding MBL fold metallo-hydrolase: MKITALNSASVLIEDNTIQGDVKILCDPWLVGEEYFGSWGMYPPYQFRPEKFEDVDFIYISHIHPDHCSVKTLEKINKKIPVLIHNFPEKSLKFTIQKLGFKVIEIEHNLRVKLKNKVFINILAADNCDPNVCGKLMGCGLQETKFGTTQIDTMSIIDNGEEVIVNTNDCPFQIAKNTAKLVKLMYPKIDLLLVGYVKASSYPQTFELEKKEKIAESKIKQEQKLETTKEFINLFEPRFYIPFAGRYTLSGKLIDLNKFRGEPELEYAFEWLKNKVVQEKHRGVILNHDEYFDIIKEKSSKEYQPIEDFEKQEYIKNILSHKKFDYEKESFPDISELLKLIPKAYENFEKTRKFIGWSSETVIILHWNTKNNGAEEPFGVAISCNGDGFKILKNENEIAENEKYLLMSLDLRLLKWLLQGPSKAHWSLVDIGCHIKYKRIPNTYERALYYCWNRFFVSNS, encoded by the coding sequence ATGAAGATTACTGCATTAAATTCAGCATCTGTTTTAATTGAGGATAACACTATTCAAGGAGATGTAAAGATCTTGTGTGATCCATGGTTAGTGGGTGAAGAATATTTTGGTTCGTGGGGAATGTATCCACCATATCAATTTAGACCAGAAAAGTTTGAAGATGTAGATTTTATTTATATCAGTCACATACATCCAGATCATTGTAGTGTAAAAACACTTGAAAAAATAAATAAAAAAATTCCAGTACTAATACATAATTTTCCTGAAAAATCACTAAAATTCACTATACAAAAATTAGGATTCAAAGTTATTGAAATTGAACATAATCTTAGAGTAAAATTAAAAAATAAAGTATTCATAAATATTTTAGCTGCAGATAATTGTGATCCAAATGTTTGTGGAAAATTAATGGGTTGTGGATTACAAGAAACAAAATTTGGCACTACACAAATAGATACAATGTCAATAATTGATAATGGAGAAGAAGTCATAGTAAATACAAATGATTGTCCATTTCAAATTGCAAAAAACACAGCAAAATTAGTGAAATTGATGTATCCAAAAATTGATTTATTATTAGTTGGATATGTAAAAGCTTCATCTTATCCTCAAACTTTTGAATTAGAGAAAAAAGAAAAAATTGCAGAATCTAAAATAAAACAAGAACAGAAGCTAGAAACCACAAAAGAATTTATAAATTTATTTGAACCACGATTCTATATTCCATTTGCAGGTAGATACACTTTATCAGGAAAACTAATTGATCTTAATAAATTTAGAGGTGAACCAGAATTAGAATATGCTTTTGAATGGTTAAAAAATAAAGTAGTACAAGAAAAACATAGAGGAGTTATTTTAAATCATGATGAATATTTTGATATTATTAAAGAAAAATCATCTAAAGAATATCAACCAATAGAAGATTTTGAAAAGCAAGAGTACATTAAAAATATTTTATCACATAAGAAATTTGATTATGAAAAAGAATCATTTCCAGATATATCAGAATTATTAAAATTAATTCCAAAGGCATATGAAAACTTTGAAAAAACAAGGAAATTTATTGGGTGGAGTTCAGAGACTGTGATTATTTTACATTGGAATACCAAAAACAATGGAGCAGAAGAACCATTTGGAGTTGCAATTTCTTGTAATGGTGATGGGTTTAAGATTTTAAAGAATGAAAATGAAATTGCTGAAAATGAGAAATATTTGTTGATGTCACTTGATTTGAGATTGCTGAAATGGTTGTTACAAGGTCCAAGTAAAGCACATTGGAGTTTAGTGGACATAGGTTGTCATATTAAGTACAAAAGAATCCCAAATACATATGAAAGAGCTTTATACTATTGCTGGAACAGGTTTTTTGTATCTAATTCCTAA
- a CDS encoding CDC48 family AAA ATPase yields the protein MSQSGLSLKVLEAYTRDVGRGVARIDYDSMDTLNASTGDVIEIKGKRRTVAKCLPLYPSDEGKGIIRIDGLGRNNSGIAIGDTISVRKIKAVAAEKVVVAPLEAIPPIDERYLADALESVPLIKGDNVMVPYFGGRLTFQVIGVTPAADAVLVTQKTVFHIAEKGETLRGVPQVTYEDIGGLTDEIKKVREMIELPLRHPEIFEKLGIEAPKGVLLYGPPGTGKTLLAKAVANESNAHFISISGPEIMSKFYGESEARLREIFKEAREKAPSIIFVDEIDSIAPKREEVTGEVERRVVSQMLSLMDGLEARGKVIVISATNRPNAIDPALRRPGRFDREIEIKVPDKKGRKDILAIHSRNMPLSDDVNIDKISAVSHGYVGADLEYLCKEAAMKCLRRLLPILNLEEEKIPPETLDKLIVNNDDFLKALIEVTPSGMREVFIENPDVKWDDVGGLEDVKRELQEAVEWPMKYPGLYDKLGHNMPRGILLHGPSGTGKTLLAKAVATQSEANFVSVRGPELLSKWVGESERGIREIFKRARQSAPCVVFFDEIDSIAPIRGAGGETAVTERVVSQLLTELDGMENMHGVIVLAATNRADMIDPALLRPGRFDKIIQIPLPDKESRKSILKINAAKIPIIDDASDPQHVDIEKIADLTDGLSGADTASIANTAVSLVIHEFLDSHPDTKDIEKTTIDAKVTMKHFEEAVKKVREQKDLKLGEKLVASYYR from the coding sequence ATGAGCCAAAGCGGTCTTTCTCTCAAAGTTCTTGAAGCATATACCAGAGATGTTGGGAGAGGAGTAGCCAGAATAGATTATGATTCTATGGATACTCTAAATGCCTCTACAGGCGATGTTATCGAAATTAAAGGTAAAAGAAGAACAGTTGCAAAATGCCTTCCTTTGTATCCATCTGATGAAGGAAAGGGAATTATTAGAATCGATGGGCTTGGAAGAAATAATTCAGGAATTGCCATTGGAGATACAATTTCTGTTAGAAAAATAAAAGCAGTTGCTGCAGAAAAAGTAGTAGTTGCTCCATTAGAAGCAATTCCTCCAATTGATGAAAGATATCTTGCAGATGCCCTAGAAAGTGTTCCTTTGATTAAAGGTGATAATGTAATGGTACCATATTTTGGTGGTCGTTTAACTTTTCAAGTTATTGGAGTTACTCCCGCAGCAGATGCTGTTTTAGTGACTCAAAAAACTGTTTTTCATATTGCAGAAAAAGGAGAAACATTACGTGGAGTTCCACAAGTAACCTATGAAGACATTGGTGGTTTAACAGATGAGATTAAGAAAGTCAGAGAGATGATTGAGCTTCCATTAAGACATCCAGAGATTTTTGAAAAGTTGGGAATAGAAGCACCAAAAGGTGTCTTATTGTATGGCCCTCCTGGAACAGGTAAGACATTACTTGCAAAAGCAGTAGCCAATGAAAGTAATGCACATTTTATCAGTATCTCTGGTCCTGAAATTATGAGTAAGTTTTACGGAGAAAGTGAAGCTAGACTAAGAGAAATTTTCAAAGAGGCAAGAGAAAAAGCTCCATCAATTATCTTTGTGGATGAAATAGATTCCATTGCTCCAAAAAGAGAAGAAGTTACTGGAGAAGTTGAAAGAAGAGTTGTTTCTCAGATGTTGTCATTAATGGATGGTCTAGAAGCTAGAGGTAAAGTAATTGTTATTTCTGCAACAAACAGACCAAATGCAATTGATCCTGCACTTAGAAGACCAGGTAGATTTGATAGGGAAATTGAGATTAAAGTTCCAGATAAAAAAGGAAGAAAAGACATTCTTGCAATTCATAGTAGAAACATGCCTCTATCTGATGATGTAAATATTGATAAAATTTCAGCGGTCAGTCACGGTTATGTTGGAGCAGACTTGGAATATCTCTGTAAAGAAGCTGCAATGAAATGCTTGAGAAGATTGCTACCTATTCTTAATTTAGAAGAAGAGAAAATTCCACCTGAAACTTTAGATAAATTAATCGTTAACAATGATGATTTCCTCAAAGCTTTGATTGAAGTAACGCCATCTGGAATGAGAGAAGTTTTCATAGAAAATCCGGATGTAAAATGGGATGATGTTGGAGGATTAGAAGATGTTAAACGTGAACTTCAAGAGGCTGTTGAATGGCCTATGAAATATCCGGGACTTTATGATAAATTAGGGCATAACATGCCAAGAGGAATTTTGCTTCATGGACCAAGTGGAACAGGTAAGACATTACTTGCAAAAGCAGTAGCCACACAAAGTGAAGCAAATTTTGTTTCTGTTAGAGGTCCCGAACTTTTATCAAAATGGGTAGGTGAATCAGAAAGAGGAATCAGAGAGATTTTCAAAAGAGCACGTCAGTCTGCCCCATGTGTTGTCTTCTTTGATGAGATAGATTCTATTGCACCAATCAGAGGTGCAGGTGGAGAAACAGCTGTTACTGAAAGAGTTGTCAGTCAATTACTTACAGAATTAGATGGAATGGAAAACATGCACGGTGTTATTGTTTTGGCTGCTACAAATAGGGCAGATATGATAGATCCTGCATTATTAAGACCAGGTAGATTTGATAAAATTATTCAAATTCCACTTCCAGATAAAGAAAGTAGAAAGAGCATATTAAAAATTAATGCAGCAAAAATTCCAATAATTGATGATGCAAGTGATCCTCAACATGTAGACATTGAGAAGATTGCTGATCTAACTGATGGACTAAGTGGTGCAGATACAGCATCAATTGCAAATACAGCAGTATCTCTGGTAATCCACGAATTTTTGGATTCACATCCAGATACAAAAGATATTGAAAAAACTACAATTGATGCCAAAGTAACAATGAAGCACTTTGAAGAAGCAGTCAAAAAAGTCAGAGAACAAAAAGATCTAAAGTTAGGCGAAAAACTAGTTGCCTCATATTACAGATAG
- a CDS encoding 50S ribosomal protein L2: MGKRPLVRRRGRGGMQFRSTSTGKVGSKANYPRFPLAEQHEGEIIDLVHERGREAPLAKIRFEDGSVSYVPAILGAKVGEILQFGLKSEIQKGNVISVQNIPDGTIVCNIEKNFGDGGAIVKSAGTNATIFSHGDEGVTVKLPSGRFTTLNPKNRAMIGTLAGGGASERHFMSAGNKWRSFKAKGKKYPIVRGVAQAAYVHPHGGGRHQHVGQSSTVSRDAPPGAKVGSIAARKTGRARIKERK, from the coding sequence ATGGGTAAGAGACCATTAGTTCGAAGACGTGGCCGTGGAGGAATGCAGTTTAGATCTACATCTACTGGTAAAGTAGGCTCCAAAGCAAATTATCCTCGTTTTCCACTTGCAGAACAACATGAAGGAGAAATTATCGATTTGGTTCACGAACGTGGACGAGAAGCACCATTAGCCAAGATTAGATTTGAAGATGGTTCAGTTTCTTATGTTCCAGCAATTTTGGGAGCTAAAGTAGGTGAAATTTTACAATTTGGATTAAAATCAGAAATTCAGAAAGGCAATGTAATTAGTGTACAAAATATCCCTGATGGTACAATTGTCTGTAATATTGAAAAGAATTTTGGAGATGGTGGTGCTATTGTTAAATCTGCAGGTACTAATGCAACTATTTTCTCTCATGGTGATGAGGGAGTTACTGTTAAACTACCATCTGGAAGATTTACTACTCTAAATCCAAAGAATAGAGCAATGATTGGTACTCTAGCTGGTGGTGGAGCAAGTGAACGACATTTTATGAGTGCAGGTAACAAATGGCGTAGTTTTAAGGCTAAAGGAAAGAAATATCCAATTGTTAGAGGTGTTGCTCAAGCAGCTTATGTTCACCCACATGGTGGTGGTCGTCATCAACACGTCGGACAAAGTTCAACTGTTTCAAGAGATGCTCCTCCTGGTGCAAAGGTAGGAAGTATTGCTGCTAGAAAAACTGGTAGAGCTAGAATTAAAGAAAGGAAATAG
- a CDS encoding acylphosphatase, with translation MSKQRIRIFVTGRVQGVFFRQTLKAKAKQNNVYGWVKNLKDGRVEAVLEGDTENVTRLIEWAHGGPANAIVEDIEIRNEKFSGEFSKFDVAY, from the coding sequence ATGTCAAAACAACGAATTAGAATTTTTGTAACAGGTAGAGTACAAGGAGTTTTTTTCCGTCAGACATTAAAAGCAAAAGCAAAACAAAACAATGTTTACGGCTGGGTCAAAAATTTGAAGGATGGTCGTGTTGAAGCTGTTTTAGAAGGAGACACAGAAAATGTTACTCGATTAATTGAATGGGCTCATGGTGGACCTGCCAATGCAATTGTTGAAGATATAGAAATACGAAATGAAAAATTCAGTGGAGAATTTTCAAAATTTGATGTAGCGTATTAG
- a CDS encoding TIGR00269 family protein has product MICDSCQNPAVYTRKYSGQKLCSPCFSNSIVRKTAKTISKYNMIKYNELVAVAVSGGKDSLALLKIIHEMASTHQFRIIVITIDEGIPGYRNEALEIVEKFCSELNVEHKVYPYKDLFELTLDEALDLRENEKTSSCSICGTFRRRAIDYAAKDVGADVIATGHNLDDTLQTFVINMLSGDTTKIGWMDPDTSSNSLRKIKPFCEIYESEIVFYAFTNNIPFQSEPCPHMNEGIRTEIREFLNSLETQHSGIKNNLYRSILKVSQIVKTSNAKEKTTCKKCGTECTGNICSVCNIVLKLKENQT; this is encoded by the coding sequence ATGATATGTGATAGTTGCCAAAATCCAGCTGTCTATACAAGAAAATATTCAGGTCAAAAATTATGCTCACCATGTTTCTCAAATTCTATTGTTAGAAAAACTGCTAAGACTATTTCAAAATATAACATGATTAAATATAATGAATTAGTTGCTGTTGCTGTTTCTGGTGGAAAAGATTCCTTAGCATTACTAAAAATTATTCATGAAATGGCATCTACGCATCAGTTTAGAATAATAGTAATTACCATTGATGAAGGAATTCCAGGTTATAGAAATGAGGCTTTGGAAATTGTTGAAAAATTTTGTTCCGAACTTAATGTAGAGCATAAAGTATATCCATACAAAGACCTTTTTGAATTGACATTAGATGAAGCCCTAGATTTACGAGAAAATGAAAAAACTTCATCATGTTCAATATGTGGGACATTTAGGAGAAGAGCAATAGATTATGCTGCAAAGGATGTAGGTGCAGATGTGATAGCAACTGGTCACAATCTAGATGATACACTACAAACATTTGTCATAAACATGCTATCAGGTGATACAACAAAGATTGGGTGGATGGATCCTGATACATCCTCAAATTCTTTAAGAAAAATAAAGCCATTTTGTGAAATTTATGAATCTGAAATAGTGTTTTATGCATTTACAAACAACATTCCATTTCAATCAGAACCTTGTCCACACATGAATGAAGGTATTAGAACAGAAATTCGTGAATTTCTAAATTCTCTTGAAACTCAGCATAGTGGAATTAAAAATAATTTGTATCGATCAATTCTCAAAGTTTCTCAAATTGTAAAGACTTCAAATGCAAAAGAAAAAACGACTTGTAAAAAATGTGGGACTGAATGTACTGGAAACATATGCTCAGTTTGCAATATAGTTTTAAAACTTAAAGAAAATCAAACCTAA
- a CDS encoding site-2 protease family protein, whose amino-acid sequence MAWVIIVIIAKGLKLEKHGFEIKAYSLVYKNRGVDSVLNKILTRTKRGIRVFADTSVIAGFIMMGFAFWFLLNNVSNFFVAQSEFSELTVLIPGVTLTSASSITYFLLSIPIVLVIHEGAHGIVAALEKIKIKTGGFAIFIAMFAGFVEPDEEEFDKAKKISKLRVIGAGATSNVIFAFVLGIILLTNPFFAMVLPEPLLSTFYELPDGVLILSIIENSGAEQAGLLANDIITSINGIPILSPIDFPSLNPGETATVSVLRDSQTLEFGVEIIPSPEDPERGLIGIMRDNTFAYKPIMNFITWNDPNVSMFLLWLWMISFFIGIINMLPLPILDGGKFIHTIIDKKISDKSVNVVMWGIYAFTFTLFGLNIALSYLKSGWFTI is encoded by the coding sequence ATTGCTTGGGTCATAATAGTCATAATTGCAAAAGGGCTAAAATTAGAAAAACATGGTTTTGAAATAAAGGCTTACAGTTTAGTATACAAAAACAGAGGGGTCGACTCAGTTCTAAATAAAATTCTCACTCGAACAAAAAGAGGAATTAGAGTTTTTGCAGACACAAGTGTAATTGCAGGTTTTATTATGATGGGTTTTGCATTTTGGTTTTTGCTTAACAATGTATCAAACTTTTTTGTTGCACAGTCTGAATTCTCAGAATTAACTGTTCTTATTCCAGGAGTGACATTAACATCCGCATCATCAATTACATACTTTTTACTATCAATTCCAATTGTTCTTGTAATTCATGAAGGAGCACATGGGATAGTTGCTGCTTTGGAAAAAATAAAGATCAAGACAGGAGGCTTTGCAATATTTATCGCAATGTTCGCAGGATTTGTTGAACCAGATGAAGAAGAATTTGATAAGGCAAAAAAGATTTCAAAGTTAAGAGTAATTGGTGCAGGAGCAACATCAAATGTAATTTTTGCATTTGTATTAGGAATAATATTACTGACAAACCCATTTTTTGCGATGGTATTACCTGAGCCACTTCTCAGTACGTTTTATGAATTACCAGACGGAGTTTTGATTTTATCAATTATAGAAAACTCAGGAGCTGAACAAGCAGGATTACTTGCAAATGATATCATTACATCAATTAATGGAATACCGATCTTAAGCCCAATTGATTTTCCCAGTTTGAATCCGGGTGAAACAGCAACTGTAAGTGTGTTAAGGGATAGTCAAACACTAGAATTTGGGGTTGAGATTATTCCTTCCCCAGAAGATCCTGAGAGAGGGTTAATTGGAATTATGAGGGACAATACATTTGCATACAAACCAATAATGAATTTCATCACATGGAATGATCCAAATGTTTCAATGTTTTTGTTATGGTTATGGATGATTTCATTTTTCATAGGAATAATCAATATGCTCCCTTTACCAATATTAGATGGAGGGAAATTCATTCATACAATTATTGACAAAAAAATCTCGGATAAATCAGTTAATGTGGTCATGTGGGGAATTTATGCATTCACGTTTACCCTATTTGGACTTAATATTGCATTATCATATTTAAAATCTGGTTGGTTTACAATATAG
- the cutA gene encoding divalent-cation tolerance protein CutA, translating to MKPTIIISTYPNKKSVSKIANELVKNKIVACVNISKISSIYSWNGKIENASEYLAIFKTMTKNKKLLKKKILESHPYDVPEIVEVGITSINKSYLNWLIDSSN from the coding sequence ATGAAACCTACAATAATCATCTCAACATATCCCAACAAAAAATCAGTTTCTAAAATTGCAAATGAACTTGTAAAAAATAAGATTGTAGCATGTGTTAATATTTCAAAAATTTCTTCAATTTATTCTTGGAATGGAAAAATTGAAAATGCATCAGAATATCTTGCTATTTTTAAAACTATGACAAAAAATAAAAAATTGTTAAAAAAGAAAATTTTGGAATCTCATCCTTATGATGTTCCAGAAATAGTTGAAGTTGGAATTACTTCAATTAACAAGTCATATCTTAATTGGTTAATTGATTCTTCAAATTAA
- a CDS encoding pelota family protein: MITKIIDDNSISVIAEDSDDLLNLRRIIKKDDRVIGDTTRVLKQDKDYSRPDKGERIKVRIALTVEKISLDDVLDRLRVGGTIYESSNESVPHGSHHSFILKINDGITISKKKWSPIEKKLLESNNNQIAFVLVAIDTSDCGIARLRGTHLEFMPNIYSGSGGKRYKTNFNIEKFFDQVQQAISSIVKKEDSIIIFGPGETKKRLANFIQKSQKFKIQIVEGIDSGGEDGIYTFTKSQAMQEIMSDSNLAKASSIIDEVMVLANKKSKKFTMGFDETFHANQMGAVESLVFSDKAIQDNDEQKIMDFLNDTENKGVKIYSVDASTDIGLRVSGLGGIVSLLRYAIES, from the coding sequence ATGATTACAAAAATTATTGATGATAATTCAATTTCAGTAATAGCAGAAGATTCAGATGATCTTTTGAATTTACGTCGGATTATTAAAAAAGATGACAGAGTTATTGGGGATACAACAAGAGTACTAAAACAAGATAAAGATTATTCAAGACCAGACAAAGGAGAAAGAATCAAAGTGAGAATTGCATTAACAGTGGAAAAAATTTCACTTGATGATGTTCTTGACAGGTTGAGGGTTGGTGGCACTATTTATGAATCAAGTAATGAATCAGTACCTCATGGATCACACCATTCATTTATTCTAAAAATTAATGATGGAATTACAATTTCAAAGAAAAAATGGTCACCAATTGAGAAGAAACTTTTAGAATCAAACAATAATCAAATAGCTTTTGTACTTGTAGCCATAGATACTTCTGACTGTGGAATTGCAAGATTGAGAGGAACACATTTAGAATTTATGCCAAATATTTATTCAGGTTCTGGAGGTAAACGATACAAAACCAATTTTAATATTGAAAAATTCTTTGATCAAGTGCAACAAGCAATATCATCTATTGTTAAAAAAGAAGATTCCATAATAATTTTTGGACCAGGTGAAACTAAAAAAAGATTAGCAAATTTCATTCAAAAATCACAAAAATTCAAAATTCAGATAGTGGAAGGAATTGATTCGGGTGGTGAAGATGGGATATACACATTCACAAAATCTCAAGCAATGCAGGAAATAATGTCTGATAGTAACTTAGCCAAGGCTTCATCTATTATTGATGAAGTAATGGTTCTTGCAAATAAAAAAAGTAAAAAGTTTACGATGGGATTTGATGAAACTTTTCATGCAAATCAAATGGGCGCTGTTGAATCTCTTGTTTTCTCAGATAAAGCAATACAAGATAATGATGAACAAAAAATTATGGATTTTCTCAATGATACAGAAAATAAAGGAGTTAAAATTTACAGTGTTGATGCATCAACAGATATTGGTCTTAGAGTTTCAGGTTTAGGAGGAATAGTTTCCTTGTTGCGATATGCAATTGAATCTTAA
- a CDS encoding secondary thiamine-phosphate synthase enzyme YjbQ — protein MKSLTEYLTFEVKTRRAFVNITNDVSNLVTKSKVKEGLCLVNAMHITASVFINDNEGGLLHDYEKWLEGLAPHEPTTQYEHNKTGEDNADAHLKRQVMGREVVVAITNGKLDFGPWEEIFYGEFDGKRPKRVLVKIIGD, from the coding sequence ATGAAATCCCTTACAGAATATCTTACATTTGAAGTTAAAACACGAAGAGCATTTGTCAATATTACAAATGATGTAAGCAATCTTGTAACAAAAAGTAAAGTCAAGGAAGGACTTTGTCTTGTAAATGCTATGCATATTACTGCAAGTGTTTTCATCAATGATAATGAGGGAGGACTGCTTCATGATTATGAGAAATGGTTAGAAGGATTGGCCCCTCACGAACCAACCACTCAATATGAACATAACAAAACTGGTGAAGATAATGCAGATGCTCATCTTAAAAGACAAGTTATGGGAAGAGAGGTTGTTGTTGCAATAACTAATGGAAAATTAGATTTTGGACCATGGGAAGAAATTTTCTATGGTGAATTTGATGGTAAACGACCAAAAAGAGTTTTGGTTAAAATTATTGGTGACTAA
- a CDS encoding metal-dependent transcriptional regulator, with product MDEIDEETLFVGTAEAEHVEMYLKAIWHIKERGEDVKISTIAKMLNVRQPSVVQMLKKLNSKNLVNYNKAGVKLTEDGERIGASMMRNSRLLEVLMDSALKVEIDEEMVCGIEHHMNKQFTNALCVMLNHPRKCPHDHEIPMGECCKSA from the coding sequence ATGGATGAAATTGATGAAGAGACTCTCTTTGTAGGAACTGCAGAAGCTGAACATGTAGAGATGTATCTAAAGGCAATATGGCACATAAAAGAAAGAGGGGAAGATGTCAAGATCAGTACCATTGCAAAAATGCTCAACGTCAGACAACCAAGTGTTGTTCAAATGCTCAAGAAATTAAATTCTAAAAATCTTGTAAATTACAACAAAGCAGGTGTAAAACTTACAGAGGATGGTGAGCGAATAGGTGCAAGCATGATGAGAAATAGTAGATTACTTGAAGTTCTCATGGATAGTGCGTTAAAAGTAGAAATTGATGAGGAAATGGTATGTGGAATTGAGCATCACATGAATAAACAATTTACAAATGCACTTTGTGTAATGTTAAATCATCCAAGAAAATGTCCACATGATCATGAAATTCCAATGGGCGAATGTTGTAAATCAGCATAA
- a CDS encoding TrmB family transcriptional regulator, protein MSISDKTRKALEKIGLTSYEIRTFSALLKSGELTASDLSQKSGVPYSKIYEVLGTLEDKGWIGSDDSRPTKYFAKSPSTGLETTKQKIESDFSQNQSVILNELVPLYEKSGTSERPDIWVLSGAINIAAKILEMVDTCRNEVMIALPEAGVDLVKQALPKLRSLHDKGVDITILTSDKMDKESIKAIKRVSTVKIKKGLFGGGIISDKRYVVILLGPEIGGANTSDVVAIWADHAGLAGFARQYFEYLLKDSKVV, encoded by the coding sequence ATGAGCATATCTGACAAAACAAGAAAGGCATTAGAAAAAATTGGACTCACCAGTTATGAAATTAGAACATTCTCTGCATTACTCAAATCTGGGGAATTAACAGCATCAGACCTTAGTCAAAAATCAGGAGTACCATATTCAAAAATTTATGAAGTGTTAGGAACTTTAGAGGATAAAGGATGGATAGGATCAGATGATTCAAGACCAACAAAGTATTTTGCAAAATCACCATCTACAGGACTAGAAACTACAAAACAGAAAATAGAAAGTGATTTTTCTCAAAATCAAAGTGTGATACTAAATGAATTAGTTCCACTATATGAAAAAAGTGGAACTAGTGAAAGACCAGATATTTGGGTACTTTCAGGTGCAATTAACATTGCTGCTAAAATTTTAGAGATGGTAGATACATGTAGAAATGAAGTAATGATTGCATTACCTGAAGCTGGAGTAGATTTAGTAAAACAAGCATTGCCAAAATTAAGATCACTTCATGATAAGGGAGTAGACATTACAATACTCACATCAGATAAAATGGACAAAGAATCTATCAAGGCAATCAAACGAGTTTCAACTGTAAAGATAAAGAAAGGATTGTTTGGAGGAGGCATAATTTCTGATAAAAGATATGTTGTAATTTTATTAGGTCCAGAAATAGGAGGTGCTAATACTTCAGATGTTGTTGCAATTTGGGCAGATCATGCAGGATTAGCAGGATTTGCTCGTCAATATTTTGAATATTTATTAAAAGATTCAAAGGTGGTATAG